Proteins encoded in a region of the Gigantopelta aegis isolate Gae_Host chromosome 13, Gae_host_genome, whole genome shotgun sequence genome:
- the LOC121387614 gene encoding uncharacterized protein LOC121387614: protein MTASKSITKKSRVISSNWPRFLVISSTDDGALKKLSLFAIQKGLVGLAGEPKNVTKMKNGSLLVECSTEKHSKCLLKSTILANIRIIVLPHTSLNSSKGVIRCRDLEGVNDEEICDNLTSQDVTVVRRIKVRGNNELVPTNTFILTFSTPTLPHSIKAGYLNIPVEPFIPNPLRCFKCQKYGHGQNTCRGKLTCARCGQFDHDSKTCKKDLVCTNCKGYHFAYSRECPMWKKEKKVQEVRVEKRLTFADARKLVERFQPARVAASYAVAAAVKVSTRSISVNTDLTWQCDDAKYTKTIRCCKRGEENCKSCSAAEGGSSEKEALDDGGDEMEVSSLDYPGTKRPPPKPKITPILPPDGE, encoded by the exons ATGACTGCCTCAAAATCCATTACGAAGAAATCACGTGTGATCTCTTCAAATTGGCCAAGGTTCCTCGTCATCAGTTCCACTGATGACGGGGCCTTGAAAAAACTGTCACTTTTTGCAATTCAAAAGGGGCTCGTCGGTCTAGCCGGGGAGCCaaaaaatgttacaaaaatgaaaaacgGATCGCTGTTGGTCGAATGTTCGACAGAAAAGCATTCTAAATGTCTTCTCAAGTCGACTATTCTAGCCAACATTCGCATCATCGTACTGCCACACACTTCTCTCAACTCCTCGAAGGGAGTTATCAGATGCCGAGATTTGGAAGGTGTTAATGATGAGGAAATCTGTGACAATCTTACTTCACAAGATGTCACAGTCGTCAGGAGAATAAAGGTTCGGGGGAACAACGAATTAGTTCCAACGAATACCTTTATTCTAACATTCAGTACTCCTACCCTTCCACATTCGATTAAGGCTGGATACCTCAACATTCCTGTTGAGCCTTTCATTCCTAATCCACTTCGATGTTTCAAATGCCAGAAATATGGCCATGGTCAAAATACCTGTCGAGGCAAACTGACATGTGCTCGTTGCGGTCAGTTTGACCACGACAGTAAAACTTGCAAAAAAGACCTTGTATGTACAAACTGCAAGGGATATCATTTCGCGTACTCGAGAGAGTGCCCGATGtggaaaaaggaaaagaaggtTCAGGAGGTTAGGGTTGAGAAACGTCTAACCTTTGCTGATGCCAGAAAACTGGTGGAGAGATTTCAACCTGCTAGAGTAGCAGCATCATATGCTGTTGCTGCTGCAGTGAAGGTCTCCACCAGAAGTATTTCAGTAAATACAGACTTGACGTGGCAATGCGATGATGCAAAGTACACAAAAACTATCCGATGTTGTAAACGTGGAGAAGAAAACTGCAAAAGCTGCTCAGCAGCAGAAGGAGGCAGCTCAGAAAAAGAA GCTCTGGATGATGGAGGTGATGAGATGGAAGTCTCATCACTTGATTATCCAGGAACAAAACGACCACCACCAAAGCCAAAGATAACTcccatacttcctcccgatGGCGAATAA